In the Argiope bruennichi chromosome 8, qqArgBrue1.1, whole genome shotgun sequence genome, ttaaaatattattttcccaagaaaatatcatctttattaaATCCATCTACACAATTATTTCTCTATTAAGGAGGGATCATAATAAATTGTTGTTTTCAGATCACAGAACAGAGTCACAGTTTTGACAGTTCTGCTAGAGGGGTTGTCATTTCGCTATTTCCTGGAAGGTTGGactatttattataattcctCCCAAACTCTCTAAAGAAATCTCATAATATAGATCTCAAAAAAGATATTCTTCCATGATGTAACGATGATTTTAAGcttctgaaaattcattttttgtgtttctttaaCAGACGTTTCCAGCCTCAAAATTATTACAGCGAACTACAATAGTAAACATCATGCTAACTATGGCGCTCGTTGGCTGTTTGCCGGATAATGTACAGCAGGTAAGCACATAAGCTATTCtgtaacaaactttttaaaaagtatgcaagtcatttaaagataaaataaattttagttaaattcacAAATGTGCTATGAATTTTCCTAACTTTCTGTCTATAGCTTTACGTGCCCTATAATATCACAGAAAAGACTAGCAATATTTAGAAatggatgtatttaaaaaaaaatttctcgatGCTTGgttctaaaattaaactttaaatgtaagaacaacagaatttcaaaaattttatcaaaagtataacttgtattgaaatttattgaatacgAGAAAAAACAATCAGTTAGATCATACTTTCATCATCGACACTGACAAAAAGgccataatgaaatattaatagcaacagtGAAAACGATTTTAGTTTCACTTCAGCAATGAAATACACTGatgttaaatacatttaaaatatttttttgtaaaactgattgaaaatagaaaaaaaaattaaagggcaTAAAAATTGGcaacattgaaaagataattttataggtaaagttatgaaaattgttttcctgctataatattttcacacAGTGAAACGCCAAATTTTCGCTAAATGTGGTGTTAATTagatttcttattcaaatttaaaaaaccaTCGCTGCCAGATACACATTCCTACTGTTCGAagatatgtgccaaatttggtagctcccGATTTAACCCTATGATATGCAAATCCTCAGAACTCACAGATTTCCCTTAATTatcaatagaaataatattatttatataataaacaataatgcTAAATTTATGACATTGCATCATCAGAACTCACAGATTTCCTTTAATTAccaatagaaataatattatttatataataaacaataatgcTAAATTTATGACGCATACTTTCCCAGGCCATCAAGAGCTTTTCCATTCGTCCTGGCAAACAACATATAACATTTGCCTTTCCCTTCATGGAAGAAACGCTCCGATCTTTTTGTGAAACAGACAGCAGGAGCGAAAGTTCCATGGACTCTGGAGCGAAATCTGGTACCACAGCATCAGGATCTTCAGTTCTTTTCTTCGATGAATGTTTAGAAGTGGTACATGGCTTTCAGACTTATGTGACCATACTTCCTCAATTGAATAAGTAAGTATTATTTTCTGAACTTAAAATGTGTTGATTTAAATCTCGTGTTAATTTAAATGGAATCACTcgaaaaaatctataaaattttccaaagaaaaaattgttggaaaaaaaattcctgtcTATCAATCGTAAAGTGAAGGCATATTTTTATGACCACtgatataatgaaaagaatacttGCATCCCCTTCTTTTGGGATCTTTTAAGATCTTGTTATAAGGACAAAAAATAGTGAAGAGAAGGTAATTGATGAGAACTTTCCAACGAGAATCAAATACAATGGTTAAATGGAAGTTTAATTTTGGGGTTCAAAAGATCTTCCCAACTCATAATTTCTAAGTAACAACAACTACTGGAAAacattgaatatataatttgtttgttAAGATGATAATTTGTATAGTTTGAATTATATTCCTTCTTCAATAGTAAAAGAtttatgagtaaataaaaattcctcgTATTCTTATTAATACTTCTATTTCCTGcagtataaaaattacttttcaaaactcATCTTCAGAGGCACGTAAAATAATGATaggatttaaaagatatttggttaaattattataatttggtaactttttacttttaattaatttttctcccaTCGGGGGACATCTCAGAAATGAGAATGAAAAgtttctggtatggtggttgttTCTCGCCACCCGAGTTGGGTACAAAAATGGTGGGGGTCGGCTGCCTCATATTGATGACGGAAcgtgcttcccacgggaagggttgttcAGTGGCCTGTGTTGatccttaggattcaaccataaTTCCGGCTAGTGTTGCTATCGCAGTGGTCCAATTTATCCGTATGCCTTAGTGGCAGGTCGAAGTAGCCGGTTAAGGTGTTAGTAAATTCTTATACTTCATTATGTGCTCGCTAGACAGCTGTTTACAGAAGGTCTAATGACGTTTACTGAAGCAACAAATTGGCTCCAAAACCACTTACTTCGGagttataaatgataaaagaaattcttattaaaattaaaagagaaaaaaattctatatttcaaatcTATCTACGGGGATATTCAATCTGGCagcaaatatttgaagaaatagtGTTTAGATACCCACATCTTGAATAAATAGGAATCATCATTCGCATGATCGGAAACTTCAGCTTaacttaaaacatattattttacaaaaaatacagGTAAAGAAGATATATGTCAATTTCGCAGAAAGTAAGCCAGTCATTTCAAAGGAATACGTAAGCTTTAAATCTCTGAAGAACGCATACTTCTTTCTCATTCCTAAGTGCTTTgctcaaacaaaatattatttgtcaaGTCAAGATTCTACTCTTACATTAAGATTAATCCTTACTTAGCGATCCTCTGAAATAAGACTCGGtgtattgatattaatttaattattaggatCATACAGAAATAATTGCAAGCCCTTGTAGTGGCGTTACGACTGGGGGGGGTGGAAGGAAAGATTGTATTCATGCCCCTGAAGCCACTCTTTTGAGATGTCTGGGGACCAAACATTTGTGAGTTTATGTCATatgctaatttataaaataataccatGTCCCTGATGCTGTTGATATTTACTAAATCTCCGATGACAACTGAtgtccaaaaatattatattctgagCTCCTTATTACCCTCGTTACACTACTAAGGGTAATAATGGGTAGAACATATCTATGCTATCTATGGCCTATATTATCTTCATCCGACCGAAAAACACTGAAGAGGCAGCAGgaatcatatactataaaaaaagtCCAGAAACCAATACCAGTTGGTGAACGATTGGGAAGAAAGGTTATTACTCCCAATGACGTCATTGGAAGCAAAGACTGCAGAATAGGAGGGTGATAATTCTTTGAACACTGTAGTTTTTATGAAAAGAGGATATTTCAAAAAGTGTTATTCGTCGTCATTTTGATTCCGTGTGATGAGATGAATTGTCTGCACACTATTACCATACGACTGCACAGATCATCAAGAGGAATTATGTTGAGATTACTGCAAAAGATCAATAATGGGTATAACATTTTAAGCAAAGATATAAACATGATAATGGTCTTCGCTTACCGCAGCAAATGTGGACTGCATGGCAAGTGGGATTAGGGGAAATAAGGATATACGATTTGATGAGCTACAGACAGAAACAGGTCGTTCTGCTGCAATGTGTTAGAGAATTGTAGGCTATTATACGTAGATTGTGCACCAactctttcataaaatattttccacacTGTGAATGCATGTGTTTCAATCATAGCTCTGTGGTCTATTTGATGTGAaagtattatataataaagattGGGGTTgttatctttctttttactttttttgctcGATTGTATTGTGGTTGGAGACAATAAATGCAGTTGGTTAGTCCCAAAAATTTTATTACGACAAGGATAGCAAGTTAATAGGATACAGAACAAACATACTTGCATTAGAATAGTAACCCAcagtattatattcaattttataggTCAATATTGGATATCTCGCATCTTTCTATCTCCAGGCTCGTACTCCTTTCTGCTTGTTTGTGTATGTGCAGTCAGACATCAGGTGTCCTCTAGTGGTTGGTTCTTGCAGGCTAATACTCAAGATTGTAGCTGCAGTcacattgatttatatatttttacaatggaTTTAGAGACATATTTAAAGCTATAaggattataatatatttctttcgaGAGATATGTAGAGTTATGATAAATACTGtgtagaattttcttatttcaacttGCATTGCAATGTTCTTAAATGACGTCCTGGAATAGTATACTGTGATAAATCAAAACAACCGGGTATTTGAGCTTCTCAATTACTGATTAGAATACCTTTTAACATCAAttctatatagaaatattttaattctatattcatATTTCAGACCCTGTGCCAGGAGCAGTCTACCTGTGGTCATGTTGACTCTTTATCAGCGTGATACAACTGAAGGTGTATGCAGACACTTCCAAAGTCTTATTCGGACTCTTATAGAACATAAAGTTACTCCTGATTTCTGGAAGCTACCCGTAAGAAACGAAATTGATATTAATTCCTATGCTTCACACAGTTGTAGTTTTAACAATCTTCTGAATAGCATTATATGTGGTTTGTTACCAATTCTAGGTCATGGTGGCAGAATTGAACAGCAAATATAAGGAACTAGTTTTAGATATTTGTGCAGAAACCATCAATGAAATCCAAACGGAAAATCTCAGTCATTCATTTCCAGGAAAGACACCAGAACAGATGATTCAATTACTAAAGGTGAGTTGTAGTATTAaagtttctgataaaaaaaacattacatactTAAACAGTTCTGAGTGTAAAAGGGAAATTTTATTGTCACTATTATAcggctttataaaataaatgccttgaaagcttttataaaagaaaacattgcaTTATTACCTACCTAAGATTACCTATCATTCAGATAAGGAAGAAATATGctggtattttaaaaaatcggctgagtttttatgcattttatacgAAACATCATGGAAATTACCACATATTGAATCTTTATATATCATGAATTAATTGTCAGTATAATGCTGGCACTACAAGGCTAGACAGGAGCTTTAAATTCCTACACATACTGTTCTAAGTTGCGAAGGATTTAGGCCAAGCCTTTTGCGGCCTTAGTTAGTGAATAGTATGATGCCTCTGtattgaaagcttataagccagttaacagttacacaacccgagcaattgcttttgtattgtggtcatgttactgaccTGCGAaacacaaggtctcaggttctatcctcgctcatcccaatccgcCACACTTCTTTTTCATAGCAGGTCAGCATTCTTTCccatttcaagcatttttaatttaatcaggcagttaattatttactttcaattattttttatattaataatcgaGAAAATAAAgatcctatttattttttaatatatatatcatgaaaaaaattactaaagtcAGCGGTAGATTTCTGATTAGGCAGATTATGCAACAACCTACTGTCCCTGGAATAGAGGGCGCAGGAAACAAATCTactgaaaaaaaacattattagtataattattgaattcataaatttgtaataaatattaattctgtatattataaaatattaaaataatgctaacattttattcaaattcaattagTCAGGTTTCTTTCTGTTTCATTATATTCACTgcatttataaacttcaaaaatccACTGAAATATGAGTAAGAATAAATAGTAGTAAAtcctagtaaataaataaaaccttataAATTTTTGGtagattactaaaataaaaaagtttaatctgaaatatatcattaataaattgaataaacaggaaattgttttgaaatgtgaaacaaaatcGTCCATTTTAGGGGAAATTTAGGGATGCAAAAGGTTCAAATTCgtcaataaaattcttataaaactaATCATAATTATTGGTAAATTATTTCCTTAGTTTGAAATTCCTAATTATGTTATcctattatgttatttataaagaaataataaactttaaataaatgtagaattaaaaattaatattttgcggGTCATTTCCAACAGAATATAACATAAccagttaaatgaataatttatattctaatataggAGAAATAAggccttttaatttatttaattatgtttaattggTGGTAAACGCacattataatacaaatattttgaaatttatataatttgtactTTTTACAAATTGATTTTTCCGACAACcagattaagaatatttaattaaatcgatTTGTCAGTCGCTTACCCTCAGCGCAGCGGCTCAAATCTGTCTAATCAGAAATCCGCCACTGCTTCTAAACACTGtttgatatttctataaaaaacgatacaatttttttcttcttatttgcaTTACAGTGTCAGAATTATTCAGTTATAGGATATAGAGTTATAGGATATATTGGGTTTTCTAACTTGTGCTGTCTTTGATTATCATTTTCTCGTATAAGTAATATACAGAAAGTATAAtcatcgtcaaaatattcgaaattgagattttgacgaatcttcccgttttagacctcccttatttcgaaaaacacatttttggaaaagtcCGTCTGTCTCTTTGAGATAAAGACTACTCAAGAATTCTTTGAGTAGTTCAAGAATAATCTTTCTTGAAATCTGGTATacggtcttttcaccaaattcgcagatttctatcaaattttgattaaaatctgttatctgaatataagttaacaggataattacaaaactaagagagctagatagatacgATTTGGTCCGCCGGGCTGCattttcagaaacgtgtaaacgcgacaattcaaatatatcaaatttatgaaCGAAAAATGCACTTTTGTGCCTGTTTCAATCGATTGATGAAAACGTGTCTAAAgagcaaattcgattttcaattaCTATTGACCGCATGttagggattaatcgctaaataactcgccaactatgtacgccaatgctatgcaaggctttctctgggataacacctttattataatgtatgcaagaaagttttgcgAAGATCAATCCAGCtaatattttgctatgtttaCAAATGCTATATGGATGTgaatataaaatctttcattttatttttttatatcttacatCATTTagttaaaatctaaatgaaaggaaatattgcTTCTGCGTTTCCTCTATTTGAAGCTATGTATTCTCGGTAAAATTTGCTTTGAGAACatgtaaatatctattttatttcttgtaaagtTTCACAACtgacaatgttttatttatttattattattattttgtataacaggaaaaaatcCTCCGACCTTGTCTTCTGTCCTACCCCGAATTTCTGAGAAGAAATACCCAGGAAGTAATCCGTAACCTAACTACCACCGACCCCAGTTACTTCCTCTCCCTCATCGAATTATTACAATCGACGGCCTGCTCCATCTTGGATTACAAGAAAATAGATATGATGTTCAAGGTACGGATGACAtgagttcttttatttttgtgtctttcctgaaattcatcatatttcgaaaatatttatgcatGACCAAAATCTACTAATGAATCGGATTTCGCCCAAACTATTGATCAGGCGATATTGGATACTTTTAGGATAATTCCTAAGGGGAAATATTACATCTTTGTCCAGATAATATAACTCATGTTTGAATACTAATGTAAATACATTTCACGATGAGGTacttaagtttctttttttatcataattttgacattggaaagtgttaaattttatttacgttattaaaagaaagttataacaaataaatttgtatttatttttaataaataagttccTATATGTATTTAGTcaaataaatcgaagtttaagTGATATTGGAGAGAATTTAGGTTCCAGTTTTTATAATGACAAATGTATATCAAAATGTTTGatgtcaaatgaaaattaaaatgtttaatttcatcatCCAATGCTTatcttctagaaaaaaataattaaaaaaattaaaaatatatgcttttaaaaataatatttttattaatgaactaaaagataatttttttttttttttttgaaaaatttagaaatcaaaacaagGCTTGTGAAAGGCACTGGTATATACAccctaaagaaaattttttatcactttcagAATATGcttaattctataataaatatttaagaattttcttttattaaagttcaatttattatagcttaattttctcatatacttaAGTGTTCATATACTTAATACTCATATACTTATATACTTAATACTCATATACTTATATACTTATACTTATATACTTATATTACTCATACTCATATACTTAagctttcatataatttcatatacttaAGTGTTTTCAACAACCCAcgctttcaagttttttttccctttgatttcaagaaatctgatttaaattatttttttgtacattttaatatgctaataaacctttttttttattttcaagatttttttactttatattattttattgttattataattgtaatattatcatttttataaaatttattcaatcattttttaattaaaattaagcgcGACTAATTGATAATTCAagtgtagaatttttaaaattttgtattgtcaTGGGAACACACATgcagattttcaaaatttcaagaagtgattgaaaaaaataacgattaCAGAATTCCATTGTTacaaacatatttcaaaacaaataaaattaaacacctGCATGTAAAAGAGACTCAATCAAATGTCCACTAATGCATtgtgggtttagtttagttatattaatgaccCGCTTCAAAGCAACatttgggctattttgggacgaatctcgtaattttgaaacgcggtcagatgacgtgaCCAACACCTGAGTTGGTGTCGTTCTCTCCAACTTtcactccacaccagcgggaggatgtttgatCCCAACGAATTTAACGTACACGTGACCCACTTACATGGCGTTTCTCTGGTGCAATAGGGTCTCGAACCCTCTGATTGCAACATTGAGACCTTACCCTCACGCACAATACAGTGTAGGACAAATGCCTTTAGATGCAGTTGCGAGAATTGACtactactttatttttaatttcttaactctctttactttttttcttctgttaaattGATGTTTCCTAAAAGAATCTAGAAAGATATacatagaattatattaaaaatttaaaaaaactttataataactATCAATTTACACTACACTATTAggtaaattatacaaatatactaaatcgataaaaatgttcaaacattcttttttaatattataattatattttttattacagtaatatttactttgtaaatatttttgcatgatggcacaattactttttttgtaaatattttgtatgaaggacaatttacttttatttgacgAGATCAATGCCCGTTAACTGAAACATCTGTCAATGCCAAATTCGTATATATTCATATTCGAAAAAATTTGCAACTAAAACTATACATACTTGTTCTggaattattataactattattgaTTATAACAGTAATAGCATGATCATAACGCGCAGactttaatacattattttagttgcccatttgaaaaaatgtatgatttaattatatagaaaaaaaatttattgtgtgatttatctatttataattagaaaaaaatgtattgtatgatttaattatttataatttgaaaaactttattgTATGATTGAAccatttataattagaaaaaatagattgtatgattcaattatttataattttaaaaaatgtattgtataacttaatttaaattttcagagtcCGGGTATTGATCCTGTGATTCGGGACATGTGGCGAGTTTGGGGGCACGAGCAAATATCCAGGAAGGTATTTCCAGTGACAATGGCTGCGGCCACGCCTCTTGCTAATTTGGGGCCACTCTATAGTCATTTAGACACTGGTTCGGAGGCTGTGGTCAGTGTTGGAACTCTGTCACACGTGCCAGTGAAAGAAGGTCTGCAAAGTGTCATAAAGTGTCTCAAGTCTCAAGATATATCTCAAATCAGTGAGTTTCAAATCAATCTTAATTCTTCTGGTATTGTCTCCACTTGTGAAAAAAACCATAATGAAAGGACTAAaccttttttatgattattatcatAGCATAACAGATTTAAtccatatattttttctcttgcaCTAATTAATGTACAAAACACACAAAACTTTCCCGCATTCTCTCttataaacttgtcataccaaaGAAAGCCTTggaaaaacaataattacaaaatattagcatttggagagaatttgacatttttattgaatcaattgtGTTTCCTTGGTgagttgtttggcgattaatccctagcaggctaaagtatctgaaaatcaaattaggGTTTTACacgatttttttctcaattaattaaaacaaaaacgacacaaaattgcaattgtagtcacaaaatttcatactaaatttgatatgtttaagtcaatgcatttttgaataatcgtgtttgCATGCTTCTAAAATTCAAGCCAACAGACAGTCAACAGCTAGATTTGGCACAAAATCTGTCAGAtctctacactatagatgttaaatctgtgtaccgaattttatttatctagctctcttcggttTTTAACtaccatgttaacttatattcgaatagccggacagacagacttcctttaaacagactttacttaaaatttgatcgaaatctacaaatttggtgtaaagacagtgTACCAAGTTTCAACTGCATAGCTCAAAGCgttgtttgagttatctttgtcacagacaaatgggcatttttttaatgtactttttgaactcagggaaggtctaaaacgagaagattcgtcaaaatctcgagttcgatttttttttttttttttaatactatgctTTCTCTGTgctgcgtatacgagaaagtaaaaaacagtcAGTTTTTAAGAAATGCTATGTTGAATGAACATAacataggaaatattttatattaataacatatgaAAGAATTAGATTCAGTTAATGAAAGTCCTGCTACTACCAGAATTcagattcattatattatttttcccaCTCAAGAAATGTGTCATTTTATTCAGCTAAAAGTTGCTTGATTTGAAGAAGTTTGAAGAAAGTCCTTGACCTAATGATTCATGCAAAATTCATAGATCAAGCATGCAATTGTTGGTAACTTCCGTCAGGAGAGAGCAGACACCAAGAGTGCTTGGAAAAGCTGCTTTCTAAGTAAATTCTCGTTTCCCTATTGGATACAAGAATGTTAAAAGATCGAGTTAGCTCCACTCCAATGAAAGAGCATATCTCCAGCATAAAAGGAAGGTTGGACCATGGCCGATAATAGTCTTTGGAATTTCCACCTAAATTTTGCATATTCTGTGGGGACAATTGAGATTAAAAGAAGGCAGAGGTTTCTCGTCTGTGGTAAAAATGATCgttattaataacattaagatGGATAATGTTATgatatcgatattttaaatatgcttttaataatacattgtttattttattatctttaaatcttatgaaaataaatgaattatgtgGTTACAAACGCTTAcatacattcattattaaaaaaaaatgtataacttatttatatgcattacaagctaactttataatttcttactTGTTCACAAATAGTGTCCGAATCGAGAAATCAAGAAAATGGCTAGTAACTAAAGAAAAGCTTTGATTTTtagatttccattaaaatttaaatcattttactttctcgtaatgagaaagtaaaatggTCCATATTTTGACGactctccacgttttagatctccctgagtccGAAAAGcatctttttagaaaatgtctgcctgtctgcgacaaagataactcgaaaacgcattgagctagaagaatgaaatttggtatacgttccttataccaaatttgtagatttatatcaaattttgagcaaactcctcTCAGAGGAAATCTGACtatccggctattcgaatataatttcatttcaaaacggagagaactagatagatgaaattcgatacacataattaaccccttacctgccgaggataacttgcgagattcggtccccagtgccacgtatatgTACAgatatagttgcgagacgtatatatactccaggggcagttaacacattgacttaagGAGACATATATATACGCCCACGGCAGGCAAGAGGTTAACATCTGTATTGCCGATACGTGTGAAATTATAAGataaat is a window encoding:
- the LOC129981736 gene encoding uncharacterized protein LOC129981736 is translated as MLTMALVGCLPDNVQQAIKSFSIRPGKQHITFAFPFMEETLRSFCETDSRSESSMDSGAKSGTTASGSSVLFFDECLEVVHGFQTYVTILPQLNKPCARSSLPVVMLTLYQRDTTEGVCRHFQSLIRTLIEHKVTPDFWKLPVMVAELNSKYKELVLDICAETINEIQTENLSHSFPGKTPEQMIQLLKEKILRPCLLSYPEFLRRNTQEVIRNLTTTDPSYFLSLIELLQSTACSILDYKKIDMMFKSPGIDPVIRDMWRVWGHEQISRKVFPVTMAAATPLANLGPLYSHLDTGSEAVVSVGTLSHVPVKEGLQSVIKCLKSQDISQIKLKGSDHDSRYHSCNCSVCKIQPQSRRSSRLRMYGDFTKQSVATNSECSAFHLPLQKRQSDDFCSRSSVSSFRLQSSVSSFSYHRHQHHSSFISSSAEGSTRSQHSDYLQSYDLTNTDGSALQNRSGYGSGSSSGHVVQPVPHYLPINLKAFSQRMLYGYPMLNKPQYPLSIPSRSSH